One Bos taurus isolate L1 Dominette 01449 registration number 42190680 breed Hereford chromosome 25, ARS-UCD2.0, whole genome shotgun sequence genomic window carries:
- the LFNG gene encoding beta-1,3-N-acetylglucosaminyltransferase lunatic fringe, which produces MLKRCGRRLLLALAGALLACLLVLTADPPPPPVPAERGRRALRSLAGPSGVATAPGLEAAAAAAPGAPVREVHSLSEYFSLLTRSRRDVGPPPGGAPRPADGPPRPLAEPLAPRDVFIAVKTTKKFHRARLDLLLETWISRHEEMTFIFTDGEDEALARRTGHVVNTNCSAAHSRQALSCKMAVEYDRFIESGRKWFCHVDDDNYVNVRALLRLLGSYPHTQDVYLGKPSLDRPIQATERVSENKVRPVHFWFATGGAGFCISRGLALKMSPWASGGHFMSTAERIRLPDDCTIGYIVEALLGVPLVRCGLFHSHLENLQQVPASELHEQVTLSYGMFENKRNSVHIKGPFSVEADPSRFRSVHCHLYPDTSWCPRSAIF; this is translated from the exons ATGCTCAAGCGCTGCGGCCGCCGCCTGCTGCTGGCGCTGGCGGGCGCACTGCTTGCCTGCCTACTGGTGCTCACGGCCGACCCGCCGCCGCCCCCGGTGCCCGCTGAACGCGGTCGGCGCGCGCTGCGCAGCCTGGCGGGCCCCTCGGGGGTGGCCACGGCCCCTGGactggaggcggcggcggcggcggcgcccggGGCGCCCGTCCGCGAGGTGCACAGTCTGTCCGAGTACTTCAGCCTGCTCACCCGCTCTCGCAGAGACGTGGGCCCACCTCCCGGGGGCGCCCCCCGCCCCGCTGACGGTCCTCCGCGGCCCCTGGCCGAGCCGCTGGCCCCACGCGACGTCTTCATCGCGGTGAAGACCACCAAAAAGTTTCATCGCGCGCGTCTCGACTTGCTTCTGGAGACATGGATCTCGCGCCACGAGGAGATG ACGTTCATTTTCACGGACGGGGAAGACGAGGCACTGGCCAGGCGCACGG GCCACGTGGTCAACACCAACTGCTCGGCAGCCCACAGCCGCCAGGCACTGTCCTGCAAGATGGCCGTGGAGTACGACCGCTTTATCGAGTCGGGGAGGAA GTGGTTCTGCCACGTGGATGACGATAACTACGTGAATGTGCGGGCCCTGCTGAGGCTGCTGGGCAGTTACCCGCACACGCAGGACGTCTACCTGGGCAAGCCCAGCCTGGACAGGCCCATCCAGGCCACGGAGCGGGTCAGCGAAAACAAAGTG CGTCCTGTCCACTTCTGGTTTGCCACTGGCGGGGCTGGCTTCTGCATCAGCCGAGGACTGGCCCTGAAGATGAGCCCCTGGGCCAG CGGAGGCCACTTCATGAGCACGGCCGAGCGGATCCGGCTGCCTGACGACTGTACCATTGGCTACATCGTGGAGGCGCTGCTGGGCGTGCCCCTCGTGCGCTGCGGGCTCTTCCACTCCCACCTGGAGAACCTGCAGCAGGTGCCCGCCTCCGAGCTCCATGAGCAG GTGACCCTGAGCTACGGCATGTTTGAAAACAAGCGCAACTCCGTCCACATTAAGGGGCCCTTCTCGGTGGAGGCTGACCCGTCAAG GTTCCGTTCCGTCCACTGCCACCTGTACCCGGACACGTCCTGGTGCCCCCGCTCTGCCATCTTCTAG